One Xyrauchen texanus isolate HMW12.3.18 chromosome 44, RBS_HiC_50CHRs, whole genome shotgun sequence DNA segment encodes these proteins:
- the cldn7b gene encoding claudin-7-B — MANKGMQLLGFALSILGLMGLIVGTILPQWKMSAYVGDNIITAIAMYQGLWMSCASQSTGQIQCKVYDSILQLDGALQATRALMIVSILATVMGLGVASMGMKCTNCGGDDKVKKSRIAMTGGIILIVGALSSIVACGWFTNQIVKDFYNPFTPVNTKYEFGAAIFIAWAGAFLDIMGGVMLASSCPKGKPSPKYPKSSRPPSSSKEYV, encoded by the exons ATGGCAAATAAAGGAATGCAGCTTCTGGGGTTTGCTCTGTCGATTCTCGGTTTGATGGGGCTGATTGTTGGCACAATCTTACCCCAATGGAAGATGTCTGCCTACGTTGGAGATAACATAATCACAGCAATCGCGATGTATCAAGGCCTTTGGATGTCGTGCGCTTCTCAGAGCACCGGGCAAATCCAGTGCAAGGTGTATGACTCCATCCTACAACTCGATG GTGCTCTCCAGGCAACTCGTGCTCTGATGATTGTATCGATCCTTGCCACCGTAATGGGTCTGGGTGTGGCCAGCATGGGCATGAAGTGCACAAACTGTGGTGGTGATGACAAGGTCAAAAAGTCTCGCATTGCCATGACAGGCGGTATAATCCTCATAGTTGGAG CTCTCAGTAGCATCGTTGCCTGTGGCTGGTTTACAAATCAAATTGTTAAGGACTTCTACAACCCTTTCACACCTGTCAATACCAA GTACGAGTTTGGTGCAGCCATTTTCATTGCCTGGGCAGGCGCTTTCCTGGACATAATGGGAGGAGTCATGTTGGCTTCATCTTGCCCAAAGGGTAAACCATCTCCCAAGTATCCCAAGTCCTCCAGACCACCAAGCAGCAGCAAGGAGTACGTTTGA